The sequence AAAATATATCTTTTCTAAATCTTTTTCTTTAATTTTTCTTTCAAATTGTATTTCTAAAATTTTTATTAATTTTTTCTCCTCTTTAAATAACTTATTTAAAAGTATTTTTTTATTTCTTTCTAAATATATATCTTCTATCTGCTTCTTTTCTTTATTCAGAATAAGGCACCTATATAACTTCATATTAAACACTCTCTTAAAACTTCAGATTTTGTTGTAATTCCAGTTTCGACTTTTATAAAACCATTATCTAAAAGTGTTTTAAAACCTTTTAACTTTAAATAACTCTCTAAATCTTTTATACTTTTATTTAAAATAATATCTCTTATCTCCTTATCAAAAAATATTATCTCTTCTACAACTTCTCTGCCTTTAAACCCTTCATTGCAACAATTACTTTCAGTTTTACCACCACATATTTTACATATTTTTCTAACTAATCTTTGACTTTCAATAGCATTTATAGCGGCTGCAATAATAAATTTATCCACTCCAAAATTAATTAATCTATCAATAGCTGATACTGCATCTTTCGTATGAAGAGTAGTTATGACCAAATGACCAGTTAAGGATGCCATTAGTGCTATTTCAGCAGTTTCTTTATCTCTTATCTCTCCAACTAATATAATGTCTGGATCTTGTCTTAAAACACTTCTTAATATTATAGAGAAATCTAATCCTATCTCATTTTTACATTGAATTTGATTAATATTTGGAAATTGATATTCTATTGGATCTTCTATTGTAATTATATTTAATTTTTCATTATTTAAATAATTTACTATTGAATAAAGAGTTGTTGTCTTTCCACTTCCAGTTGGTCCACAAAATAATAATAATCCATTTTTTCTATTTAAAAGTTTCTTTAATTTAATTAAATTTTCATTTGTAAATCCTAAATTTTCTAAAGAAACTTCAGATATATTATTTTTCAATATTCTTAAAACACATCTTTCTCCAAATATAGTTGGAATCAATGAAACTCTAAAATCTATTTTTTCATTCTTATATTGCGCTTTAAACCTACCATCTTGAGGCAATCTTTTTTCTCCAATATCAAGCTCACTCATTAATTTCAATTTAGTCATCAATTTTAATCCAAAATTTTTATTTAAATCTTGATAATATTTTAAGATACCATCTATGCGAACTCTTATTTTAATATCACTTTCTTTTGATTCTATATGTATATCTGAAACATTCTCTTTTAAACTATAGAATATTAATTCATTTAAAAATTCTAAGATATCTTCTTTATTATATTTTATTTCATTAAAATCTCTTATTTCAAAAACTTCTCTTTTAAAATAAATATTCTCCCCCATATCATCTCCTTTCAACTTTTAATACTCTAAATTGAACTTTGTTTTCACTCGTAGAAACTTTTACATATTTTACTAAAACTCTATTCCTGTATGTTGTTTTTATTGGGACAATAGTCAAAATTATAATCATAAAAAAATAATTTTTTAAATTCATTATTCCTCCATCCAGCCAATTCTATTTTGACCATTTTGTGAATAGTGATAATTTAATATATTTTCATAATTGACATCCTTTACATCTCTATTTAAATATATATTTATTTTTAAAACTCTCTCTTTCTGAAATGTATAAAATGCAACTCTATTTTCAACTTGATTACTATAACCAAATATATACATTGTAAAAGCCTTACTTAGATTTCCATTTTTTGTTGTATCGACTTTAAATTTTTGATTCCTACTATTATCGTAAATTATTTCATATTTTAGTTTTTCAGGAAGATATAATTTTTCTATAATTTCGCTATTTAATTTTTTTACATTTAAATTCTTATTTAACATGTCAATTTCTATCTGATATTTACTTTTTTCATATAGCGATCTCATAGTATATTTAATAAAAAAAGTTTGAATGATACGTCTACTTTTTTCAAGGTCCATTTTCTCATTATATTTTAATATTTTGTAA is a genomic window of Cetobacterium somerae ATCC BAA-474 containing:
- a CDS encoding GspE/PulE family protein; the protein is MGENIYFKREVFEIRDFNEIKYNKEDILEFLNELIFYSLKENVSDIHIESKESDIKIRVRIDGILKYYQDLNKNFGLKLMTKLKLMSELDIGEKRLPQDGRFKAQYKNEKIDFRVSLIPTIFGERCVLRILKNNISEVSLENLGFTNENLIKLKKLLNRKNGLLLFCGPTGSGKTTTLYSIVNYLNNEKLNIITIEDPIEYQFPNINQIQCKNEIGLDFSIILRSVLRQDPDIILVGEIRDKETAEIALMASLTGHLVITTLHTKDAVSAIDRLINFGVDKFIIAAAINAIESQRLVRKICKICGGKTESNCCNEGFKGREVVEEIIFFDKEIRDIILNKSIKDLESYLKLKGFKTLLDNGFIKVETGITTKSEVLRECLI